A single window of Montipora capricornis isolate CH-2021 chromosome 14, ASM3666992v2, whole genome shotgun sequence DNA harbors:
- the LOC138032534 gene encoding uncharacterized protein isoform X2, which yields MQSDLLTLNPKKAVIISKYHSPGISYEQVCRYPLKRGAIVEILCEKSVPFVARVCFDVDPVFGKILWTEICVSVNFSAGLSSWLFYQWQKVRQAEDHSCETFQLHLGRTCSVFIVKEKERNFSRHCKIHVQINIQRETCLCLEPDLSWSKRLLVVLVEFMQMQDAMAWLSTLGGAYSSMGEHIYRYSEKAGQISQQQLLVAMRLGNPILAAQCKVFAALSLIQQGKLKMASRIIREQYKLAGANGYAKDEKLIASCQAAWSRIQFLQKQKRAKNQLNVP from the exons ATGCAAAGCGATTTGTTGACTTTAAACCCGAAGAAAGCCGTAATAATTTCAAAATATCACAGCCCAGGTATATCTTATGAACAGGTTTGCAGGTATCCTTTGAAACGTGGGGCAATTGTGGAAATATTGTGCGAAAAATCTGTGCCTTTCGTAGCACGAGTTTGCTTCGATGTTGACCCGGTCTTTGGCAAAATTCTTTggactgaaatttgcgtttcagTGAATTTCTCTGCTGGGTTATCGTCATGGCTGTTTTATCAGTGGCAAAAAG TTAGGCAGGCTGAGGATCACTCATGTGAAACCTTTCAGCTTCACCTTGGGAGGACATGCTCTGTATTCATTgtgaaggaaaaagaaagaaatttctCCAGACATTGCAAAATCCATGTTCAGATCAACATCCAGCGTGAAACATGCCTCTGTTTGGAGCCTGATCTTAGCTG GTCTAAGCGACTCCTTGTTGTTTTGGTGGAGTTCATGCAGATGCAGGATGCCATGGCATGGTTGTCAACTCTAGGTGGAGCTTATTCCTCTATGGGAGAACACATCTATAGATAT TCGGAAAAAGCTGGACAGATTTCACAACAGCAGTTACTGGTTGCCATGAGATTGGGCAATCCAATCCTTGCAGCTCAATGTAAAGTCTTTGCCGCCCTCAGTCTCATACAGCagggaaaattaaaaatggcCTCTAGAATAATAAG GGAACAGTATAAATTAGCAGGAGCAAATGGTTATGCCAAGGATGAAAAG CTGATAGCATCATGTCAAGCAGCTTGGAGTCGAATACAGTTCCTTCAGAAACAAAAAAGG GCAAAGAATCAATTGAATGTTCCCTGA
- the LOC138032534 gene encoding uncharacterized protein isoform X3 gives MQSDLLTLNPKKAVIISKYHSPGISYEQVCRYPLKRGAIVEILCEKSVPFVARVCFDVDPVFGKILWTEICVSVNFSAGLSSWLFYQWQKVRQAEDHSCETFQLHLGRTCSVFIVKEKERNFSRHCKIHVQINIQRETCLCLEPDLSWSKRLLVVLVEFMQMQDAMAWLSTLGGAYSSMGEHIYRYSEKAGQISQQQLLVAMRLGNPILAAQCKVFAALSLIQQGKLKMASRIIREQYKLAGANGYAKDEKLIASCQAAWSRIQFLQKQKRV, from the exons ATGCAAAGCGATTTGTTGACTTTAAACCCGAAGAAAGCCGTAATAATTTCAAAATATCACAGCCCAGGTATATCTTATGAACAGGTTTGCAGGTATCCTTTGAAACGTGGGGCAATTGTGGAAATATTGTGCGAAAAATCTGTGCCTTTCGTAGCACGAGTTTGCTTCGATGTTGACCCGGTCTTTGGCAAAATTCTTTggactgaaatttgcgtttcagTGAATTTCTCTGCTGGGTTATCGTCATGGCTGTTTTATCAGTGGCAAAAAG TTAGGCAGGCTGAGGATCACTCATGTGAAACCTTTCAGCTTCACCTTGGGAGGACATGCTCTGTATTCATTgtgaaggaaaaagaaagaaatttctCCAGACATTGCAAAATCCATGTTCAGATCAACATCCAGCGTGAAACATGCCTCTGTTTGGAGCCTGATCTTAGCTG GTCTAAGCGACTCCTTGTTGTTTTGGTGGAGTTCATGCAGATGCAGGATGCCATGGCATGGTTGTCAACTCTAGGTGGAGCTTATTCCTCTATGGGAGAACACATCTATAGATAT TCGGAAAAAGCTGGACAGATTTCACAACAGCAGTTACTGGTTGCCATGAGATTGGGCAATCCAATCCTTGCAGCTCAATGTAAAGTCTTTGCCGCCCTCAGTCTCATACAGCagggaaaattaaaaatggcCTCTAGAATAATAAG GGAACAGTATAAATTAGCAGGAGCAAATGGTTATGCCAAGGATGAAAAG CTGATAGCATCATGTCAAGCAGCTTGGAGTCGAATACAGTTCCTTCAGAAACAAAAAAGGGTATGA
- the LOC138032534 gene encoding uncharacterized protein isoform X1: MQSDLLTLNPKKAVIISKYHSPGISYEQVCRYPLKRGAIVEILCEKSVPFVARVCFDVDPVFGKILWTEICVSVNFSAGLSSWLFYQWQKAVRQAEDHSCETFQLHLGRTCSVFIVKEKERNFSRHCKIHVQINIQRETCLCLEPDLSWSKRLLVVLVEFMQMQDAMAWLSTLGGAYSSMGEHIYRYSEKAGQISQQQLLVAMRLGNPILAAQCKVFAALSLIQQGKLKMASRIIREQYKLAGANGYAKDEKLIASCQAAWSRIQFLQKQKRAKNQLNVP, translated from the exons ATGCAAAGCGATTTGTTGACTTTAAACCCGAAGAAAGCCGTAATAATTTCAAAATATCACAGCCCAGGTATATCTTATGAACAGGTTTGCAGGTATCCTTTGAAACGTGGGGCAATTGTGGAAATATTGTGCGAAAAATCTGTGCCTTTCGTAGCACGAGTTTGCTTCGATGTTGACCCGGTCTTTGGCAAAATTCTTTggactgaaatttgcgtttcagTGAATTTCTCTGCTGGGTTATCGTCATGGCTGTTTTATCAGTGGCAAAAAG CAGTTAGGCAGGCTGAGGATCACTCATGTGAAACCTTTCAGCTTCACCTTGGGAGGACATGCTCTGTATTCATTgtgaaggaaaaagaaagaaatttctCCAGACATTGCAAAATCCATGTTCAGATCAACATCCAGCGTGAAACATGCCTCTGTTTGGAGCCTGATCTTAGCTG GTCTAAGCGACTCCTTGTTGTTTTGGTGGAGTTCATGCAGATGCAGGATGCCATGGCATGGTTGTCAACTCTAGGTGGAGCTTATTCCTCTATGGGAGAACACATCTATAGATAT TCGGAAAAAGCTGGACAGATTTCACAACAGCAGTTACTGGTTGCCATGAGATTGGGCAATCCAATCCTTGCAGCTCAATGTAAAGTCTTTGCCGCCCTCAGTCTCATACAGCagggaaaattaaaaatggcCTCTAGAATAATAAG GGAACAGTATAAATTAGCAGGAGCAAATGGTTATGCCAAGGATGAAAAG CTGATAGCATCATGTCAAGCAGCTTGGAGTCGAATACAGTTCCTTCAGAAACAAAAAAGG GCAAAGAATCAATTGAATGTTCCCTGA